In Plasmodium brasilianum strain Bolivian I chromosome Unknown PB_00_01, whole genome shotgun sequence, one genomic interval encodes:
- a CDS encoding uncharacterized protein (Plasmodium exported protein) has translation MKIQLTVFGSSLDNQCNNGCHLDTNIIRSLRIERNVNSSLKGRILASEDDFSLYNYNYDNFDSDYIDFEALYNQARINLYRRGNKKSLLKSTVTGFTKYDKQYEKYVMNTFFRNDKEFLRGKENFLYVAKNFFKVITPILVGFMYFILSSQLFSSPFFCIVIPLLFFIVTVVYTLKKIAKCYVKGLSDEKKYMLIKRLEKEYF, from the exons ATGAAAATTCAA ttAACTGTCTTTGGTTCATCATTAGATAATCAGTGTAACAATGGCTGCCATTTAgatacaaatattataagaTCATTACGTATAGAGAGAAATGTAAATTCATCATTAAAAGGTAGAATATTAGCATCAGAAGATGATTTTAgtctatataattataattatgataattttgaTAGCGATTATATTGATTTTGAAGCGTTATATAATCAGGcaagaataaatttatataggagaggaaataaaaaatcattattaAAATCTACTGTTACAGGTTTTACGAAATATGACAAACAGTATGAGAAATATGTAATGAATACATTTTTCAGAAATGATAAAGAATTTTTAAGAGgcaaagaaaattttttatatgttgctaagaatttttttaaagttattaCTCCAATTCTAGTAGGGTTTATGTACTTTATTCTAAGTAGTCAGTTATTTTCATCgccatttttttgtatagtGATAccacttttattttttatagtaacAGTAGTATATACTCTGAAAAAAATAGCCAAATGTTATGTTAAAGGACTAAgcgatgaaaaaaaatatatgttaataaaaaggcTAGAgaaggaatatttttaa